A genomic region of Vibrio ziniensis contains the following coding sequences:
- a CDS encoding LutC/YkgG family protein, whose translation MMNSARDNILRRLKTANTTPHKAADIAFEPWGFDKSKSEQEKMDRFCQAMTASHAQVMPIESSQIASTIQALSLEKEWQRAAIGTQGEWHSDFKQGLLALDVIEYQSDIENWKSALFHEVDVGITHVLAGIADTGALVLWPTEHEPRTLSLVPPSHIAVMSASTLHNHFLEVMEEQNWASNMPTNALLISGPSKTADIQQTLAYGAHGPSELIVLILVDK comes from the coding sequence ATGATGAATTCAGCTCGCGATAACATTCTTAGAAGACTCAAAACAGCCAACACGACACCACACAAAGCAGCTGATATTGCATTTGAGCCTTGGGGCTTTGATAAAAGCAAAAGCGAACAAGAGAAAATGGATCGATTTTGTCAGGCAATGACAGCAAGCCACGCTCAAGTCATGCCTATAGAAAGCTCACAAATTGCTTCAACGATTCAGGCACTAAGCTTGGAGAAAGAGTGGCAGCGCGCCGCCATTGGAACTCAAGGTGAATGGCATTCTGATTTTAAGCAAGGCTTGTTAGCGCTAGACGTTATCGAATATCAAAGCGATATTGAGAACTGGAAAAGCGCCTTGTTTCATGAAGTCGATGTGGGTATCACACACGTCCTCGCAGGTATTGCTGACACGGGAGCTTTAGTATTGTGGCCAACAGAGCATGAGCCAAGAACATTGTCATTAGTCCCTCCGTCTCATATTGCGGTGATGAGTGCATCTACACTGCACAATCATTTCCTTGAAGTAATGGAAGAGCAAAATTGGGCTTCGAATATGCCTACCAACGCACTTTTAATATCGGGACCTTCCAAAACCGCAGACATTCAACAAACATTAGCTTATGGCGCACACGGACCCAGCGAACTTATTGTTCTCATTCTGGTAGATAAATAA